The DNA region AGATAGCCCTTCTGGTCCCCGTAGGGGCCTATCTTTGTCTCGAACATGAGGTTGAAGTACCAGACGTCGGAGAGCTCGCCCCCGCATTCGGGGCAGCGGATGTCGTGCTCCCTGATGAGCTGGGTGAGGTGCTCCGCGGAGAGGCCCTCGGTGTCTATGCCCAGGGCCTCTTCAACTATGTGGTCGGCCCTGAACCTCGTCCCGCACTTCTTGCACTCAACCAGGGGGTCAACAAACTTCTCAACGTGGCCGCTCGCTATGAAGACCTTTTCCGGTGTTATATCGGGAGTTTCAACCTCGAAGAAGCCCTCCCTCTGGAAGGCTTCCCTGATTTTCTGCTCGATTTTACGCTTTATCGTCGCACCAAGCGGGCCGTAGTCATAGAATCCGCGTGAACCACCGTATATCTCAAAGCTACTCCAGGCAAAGCCTCTCCTCCTCATCAAATCCTGCAGAACCTCGTACTTGTCGGGCTTTTCTCCCATCGCTCACCACCTGAGACTGGAGTATGGCCAGTTCATAAAAAGCTTTTGGGGACGCTATCGTCAGTTTGTCAAGGAAATTGGGAACGGGCGGAGGGACTCACCCCAGCGCGAGAAAAGATTATCATGCCGTTCTTTACACCCAGGTGATACAGACTTGTACCCTCTCAGCCCTGGAAGTTCCGAAAATGGGGGGAGAACGGAAAGAGTTATAAACCGTTCTCCTCGTTATCGCTATGAGCTTTGATTGTTTGGAGGTGCGTGAAAATGGCGGAAAGACCACTCGACATTATCCACAGGTCCCTCGACAGGGACGTGCTCGTACTCCTGAAGAAAGGAGGGGAGTTCAGGGGGAAGCTCATCGGTTATGACATCCACCTGAATGTTGTCCTCGCCGATGCTGATTACATTCAGGACGGCGAGGTCGTTAAAAGATACGGTAAAATTGTCGTTAGGGGAGACAACGTTCTGGCAATTTCCCCGGTTGACATTGAGTGAACCCTCGTGAGGTGATACCATGGGAGCGGGGACGGCAGCAAAGGGCGAGCGCAATAAAACTCCGACCCACATAAGGTGCAGGCGCTGCGGCAGGAAGGCCTTCAACATCAGGAAGGGCTACTGCGCCTCCTGCGGCTTCGGCAGGAGCAGAAGGATGAGAAAATACAGCTGGTCCCACAAATGGAGAAAGGGGAGGAACCTCTCCTACTGAGCTTTTTCTTTTATATTCCCGCACTCAGTAGCTTCTCTATCTCCTCCCAGAGTCTTTCTGCAAGCTCCCTCTTGCTCATTCTCGGGAGTCTCTTGTGGATGTCCCTGCTGATGAGGATAACTTCGTTTTCATCGCTCCCGAAGGCCCTGAGCGTGTTGGCCACAACTAAATCACTTCCCGCCCTGGATATCTGTTTCCGGGCCTCAATGATCAGCTCTTCTTCATTTAATCCGGTCTCCGCCTTGAACCCTACCAGGAAAACCTCTGGCTGGAGTTCCTTTATCCTGCTGATGATTTTTGGGGCCGGTTCAAGTTCAAGGGTTAGGGCCTGGTCGCTCTTGATCTTTACCTTGCTTTTCTCCTTAACCCTAAAATCGCTGACCGCTGCGGCCATAACAACGACATCGTACTTCCTTGAGCCGAGCTCGGATTCTATGGCGTTCATCATTTCCTCGACTGTGTCCACTTCTATTTGCCTCTCCACGAAGCTTGGGACGCTGCTTCTGGTTCTTATCAGCGTTACCTCTGCCCCCCTCAGCTCGGCCTCCTCCGCTATGGCAACACCCATTTTGCCGCTGCTCGAGTTCGTTATGAACCTTATGGGGTCGATGTACTCTCTTGTTGCTCCAGCCGTGACGAGGATGCGTTTTCCCTTCAGGGGTTTTGGGTGGAGCTTTTTGATGACCCTGTAGACTATCTCGTCTACTGACGCAACCTTTGCTTTTCCCTCCTCAAAACGCGGCCCTATGAATTCGACGCCAAGTTTCTTGAGCTTTTCAATGTTCTCTTTTATTATGGGATGGTCGTACATTGTGGAGTGCATCGCAGGGGCTATCATTATCGGCGTGTGGGAAAAAGCCGTTGTCACGACGGTTGTAACGGGCGTGTCGTCTATTCCGCTGGCTATCTTTGAGATCGTGTTTGCCGTTGCGGGACAGACGAGGATTAGGTCGGCTTTGTTCTCATGCTCTCCGGCCAGTTCTACATGTTCGACAAACCCGGTTATCTCTGTAACAACGGGGTTTCCAGTTGCAAACTCCATGGCATAGGGATGTATTATCTTGGTTGCGTTTGGACTCATGACCGCGTGAACCTCAGCACCGTGCCGTATTAGCTCCCTCGCCAGCTTAACGCATTCAACTGCCGCTATGCTCCCAGAAATTGCAAGCACTATCTTTTTTCCAACCAGCTTTCTGCTCTTAGAGGCATGTATAAGTTTGACGTGGTGTAACATGGTACCACCATAGAAGAGTGTGGAAAGGAACATTTAAAACCTACTCTGAACTGGCTGTGCCCTCGGGGAGGACTTTACGATTATCTTAATCATGTTGGGTTCATTAACTATCTTGATGTTCGAGGGGTCTTCCAGGGTAAAGGGGCCAATTTGAGATCCCAGGATAGCTTTGATGATGTCCTCTGAGCGCTCCTTTTCCGTTATGATAACAACCTTTGAGGGGACCCTCGGGTTGAAGTCAAACTCCATAAAAACAACAACGGGGTACTTTGAGTCTCCAATCTCGAGGGGAACCAGAAAAGCCTGGTCAATTTTTTCTAAGTGTTTCTCGCCGTAAACTATGTGGACTATGCTTATTTCAACGTTCTCGTTGAGAATCCTGGCAAGATTGAGGAGGATTTCCTCCATTCCAACATTGGGGACTACAAGTCTGATTGAAAAAGTCCCCCTATCTTCGTTTAGAAAGAGCCAACGGATAAAAATCCCCTTCTCAACCAGGAGGTCCATTACCGGGTTTAGTGAATGCACTGGTATTTCAAAGTCGAGCTCTGGCATTCAGGTAACCCCCTGTTTTATTATTTTTGTTCTTTTAAAACTTTTGTCTCCCATCCTCGCAGTAGCAATTATGAAAGAAAGCGGCACAAAACGCACACCTTACTCCACCCAGTCCTCCCGGAGGGTCGGGCCTTATTTACAGCGGGGTGATTTGACCTCCATATTCAAGACGGGGGTGCCACCCACCCGCTGGATTTTTGGTTTCATCGTATATAAGCTTTTTCCCGAAAATTGTGGGATTTTTAATATTCACTAAAAATTTTTCCAATTTAATGAAAATTATCCAAGATCTCTGACCGCGTCTTCTTCGAACTTTTTAATCTCTTCCTTTGTACCCACCCACACGACTATAACCGGCTCTACGGTTATCATCCTTCGTTGAGAGCCTCATTATGTCCGCCGAGTGAACCCTGCTTTTCTTCCCAAACCCGTAGATTCCTCGATACACGGTGGCGCCCGCCATGCCCATCTCACGGAGTTTCTCGACTATGGCCTTGTAGAGGGGTTTTCCATTCCAGCTGTCGTTCTCTTCTATGTAAATTTTAAGCCTGAGGGTGTTCCAGTGCTCAACCTCAACCATCAGGTCACCTCCTGGCCAGAATAAAGCCCACGAAAACTAGGGCTATTGTTATTATAACGTTTGCTAAGATGTTTATGGTTGCGAGGAGATATTCCCGGTCGCGGATTAGGGAGAAAGTCTCGTATGAAAACGTGCTTAAAGCACCACAGAATCCCGGCCCAAAGAAGGCCCTCCACAGGCTGGGCACATCAATTCCCCAGAACAGGAGGCCGTAGATGTACCCCAAAAGCAAGCTGGCGATGCTGTTTACAATCAGTGTACCCAGGGGGAAACCTTTGTAGACCGGAAGAATCCCCGAGATATAGAACCGGGCAAGGGCTCCAAGTGTTCCTCCTGCGGCTATTGCCAGTATTATCCTCACGTTCATGGTGTTCACCCTGCTTCAAATCCACGTCAAATCGCCAACTCCGGGGGCTTAAAAATTTTGAGTTGAACTCAAAATCCTCAATAACCCTCGAAAAGCCTCTCGGCCAGAAACCTTGGCAGGCCCGCTTCGATTATTTTTCTCGCCGCTTTTTCAACGTCGTATTCAACGCGGTGGAATTCAACGTTATCGGGGGGCTCTTCTTCGGTGTCTATAACAGCGTACGCCGCCCTCCAGTCGCCGTCGCGGGGCTGGCCGACACTTCCGGGGTTTATCACCCTCTTCACCATCACCTTCAGCACCGGCACGTGGGTGTGACCGACGAGCAGGTCGTCCTGCGTGATGTAGTTGAGAACGGCCTGGAACTCGCTATCCGGGAGCCAGGGGAAGAGATACTCATCGAGGGGCGCCCGTGGTGAGCCGTGGATGAGCAAATAACTCCTCCCTGTGTCGTCGGTGAAGAGCTGCCTCACTGGGAGCCTTCTCAGGAATTCAAGGTTTTCGGTGCTCATTACCCGCTGGTGCCACCTTACAGCTTCCCTCGCGTAGGGGTTGAAGCCCCAGTCGGCACCGAAAGCGACAGCATTATCGTGGTTTCCGCGAACGCAGAGGAAAGTCCTATTCTCCATCTCTTTTTTCACGAACTCAACAACCTCGTTTGGAGAAGCGCCGTAGCCAACCAAATCCCCCATGCAGAGGATTGCATCCGCTTTCTTAATCTCCTTCCACACGGCCTGAAGGGCCTCAAGGTTGGAGTGGATGTCGGAAATGAGGGCGATGATCATGGCACTTCCCAAAACCGTCTGGGAAGCCCGTGTTAAAATACTTTGAGGAAAAACTGTGCCCCTTTAGAAGTTCTGCTACATAGAGATAAAGGGCGGAAAGGTCAGAAAGCCCTTTGGTATAGTCCGGTTTTTGTCATTTCGTCAAGAAACTCCCCGATTTTTTTTATTTTTCTTGACGATTTTTATCAAGAAAGTCCATTATACTTAAAAAACGTCAATCAGTTCCAAATAAACTTTTATAATCCTTCAGATGAAAGTTCTTAATTGATTAGCCTTGGAGGTGTTAAAAATGGACAGGCTGAGCTTTGGGTATCTAAGCCTGGTCGTGGCGGCTTTTATGATAGGCCTCGGCAATATATGGAAGTTTCCGGCGTTGTTGCTCCGGTATGGGCTCGGTGGTTTGGTGGTTTACCTTCTATCCGTGGCTATAATAGTGCCCCTGATAGCGGTTGCTCTGGAGAGCACCAAGCACAAAAGGTACGAGATACTGGAGTACTACTTCAAAGAGTATGGCAGACCAGCCTTCGCCTTGCTGTTCCTAGTGTTTGACTTACTGCTGATAAGCTATTACACCATAGTGGGAGGCTGGACTATCAGTAGCCTTTTCATCAAGGACGTCACCGGGAGCCTCACTGGAAACCTCGTGACGCTTGTTATCGTCTTTGTGATCCTGATCCTCATCCTCATGAGGGGTAAGGAAAAAACCCTCGATGTCATGGTCGTCTCAGTGGTGCTTTTCTTCCTGGCCCTGGTAGTCTCAGAGCTCAGTATGTATCTCAACGTTCCAAACAAGACGGCGATAGGGGAGACACTCTCAAAGGCATTCACGTGGAGGGGTATAACCTTAGGTATGATCAAGGACATGGTGATACAGGCGGCGTACTCACTGAGCCTCGGTATGGGCTTCTACCTTGTCCTGGGTGAGTTCCTCCCCGAGAAAGTATCCGGCATGAAACTAGCCGCGGCAGGAGCAGTACTCGATACCACAGCCTCTCTCATTGCGACAGTCAGTATCTCAACGGTACTGGCCGTGGATCCGACAATCCCCATAGAGGGCACCGCGTTGCTCTTCAAGGGACTTCCGAAGGCCATGCTCGAAGTTCTTAATCTCCCAGTCCTGCTTTACCTGCTTAGCTTTGCAGCCTTCCTGGCGGCCCTCTCAAGCATGATACCCGTCGGCGAAACCATTGTTAGGGTTTACAGCAATCTCACCCGCATACCCAGGGAAAAGAGCGTCCCCTTCATGCTGGGATTAGGCCTTGTTCTTGGAGTGGTCAACGTCCTTGGAATGAGCTTGGGGGTAGACACTATAACGATCCTTGACAGCGCCGTCTCGACCTTTACTCTCTTTGGGGGCATAGTAGCAGCCTGGGCGATCATCGAACGCAGAGAATATCTCCAGGAGAGCGTAAGAAAAGCGGCCTATTCGGGAATACTAACAGTGGCAGTCCTCGGCCTCTACTCACTTTACACAATGCTCAGGACAAAACAGTACGCGTCCTTCCTCTTACTAGTGGGCGTGGTTGTGATAGTCCTGGGGATCAACGGAAAGTTAAAGAGCCATCTTGAGTCCAGGTGACGCCCCCCATCTCCGCTCTTCTGTTCTTTTCAATCCTTTTAAGCCGGAGTTCCTAAGGGTATTTTCGCCAGCACCGGGGCCTCAGTTGCAAATGGCGTCGATACCCAGAATTGCCATGAAGAAAAGGGATAAAAGATTTCGGGCAAATATCCCGGAAGAAAGTCACTCCCCCTTCTGCTTTGCCTTCCAGTTGCTCCAGCGGTAGAGGGCCGCCAGGGCCTTTATCGCCCTCTCCGGCTCCGGATAGGCAGGAATGCCCTCTTCGTTGAGCCTGTCGATGGCTTCCTTGGCCTCTATCCCACCGACGATAGCTACCACTAGCGGTTTCTTCCTTCCGCTCCCGTTGTACTCGCGGATGACGATGTTGGCCAGGTCACGCGGGTCGAGAACGGCCGTCTGGCAGTAGAGGACGGCTATGCTGTGCATGTTCGGGTTGGCCAGGGCGTCCCTGATGGCCCCTTCATAGCTCTGAGCTCCCGCCATACCCGTCAGATCGACCGGGTTCTTGTAGGAACCGAAGGGCGGCATGTGTTTTGCAAAGACCTTGAGCTCCTCCAGGTTGTCGTAGAGGTGCAGGCCAGCCTCTTCAGCGGCGTCTGTTGCCATAACGCCTATTCCACCGCCGTTGGTGAGGATGACGACGTTCTCGCCCTCTGGCTCGGGCAGGTTGCTGAGCGTTCTGGCCCAGTCGAAGGCTTCTCCAATTGTCGAGGCCCTGAGAACACCGCTCTGCTTGAATGCCGCGGTGTAGATGCTGTCCGCTCCAGCAAGGCTTCCGGTGTGTGAAGCAGCCGCCTTTGCACCGCGCTCGCTCCTTCCGGCCTTTATTATGATGATGGGCTTCTTCATGCTGACCTTCTTTGCAGTCTCCATGAACTTCCTCCCGTCCTTGACGCCTTCCATGTAGATGAGGATGGCCTTGGTATTCTCGTCCTCCTCGAAGTATTCGAGCAGGTCGGCGTCGTCGATGTCGCTCTTGTTTCCGATGCTAACAACGGCGGAGAGGCCGACCTTCTCAAGTATCGTCCAGCCCATGAGGGCTATACCCAGGGCCCCGCTCTGGCTGATCAGGGCAAGCGGTCCGGGGAGAACGTCCGTTGGACCAAAGGTTGCGTTGAGCTTCTGGGGGGTGTAAACTACACCGAAGATGTTCGGGCCAAGGATCCTCATCCCGTACTTGCGGGCCGTCTCGACGAGCTGCTCCTCCACCTTTTTGCCTTCTTCACCAAGCTCTCCAAAGCCCGAGCTGATGATCGGGAGAACCTTAACGCCCTTCTGTCCGCACTCCTCAACGACCTGCGGCACGAACTTAGCCGGGACAACTATGACGGCCATGTCAACCTCATCTGGAACTTCGAGGATGCTCCTGTAGACGGGGAACTTCCTTCCGCTGATCTCCATCTCGCCGCCATTAACGTTGACGGCGTATATCTTCCCCTCATAGCCGTACTCGACGAGGTTCTTCATGATAGCATAGCCTATCTTCCCCGGCTTATCTGAAGCGCCTATAACTGCGACGCTCCTCGGCCTGAAAAGGGCTTCGATTTTCGGGTCAGCCATTGTTATCACCCCTGATGACATTCGCGCTTTTACGTCTGTAAAATGCAGTTAAAACCTTTCTCTTCCCTTTTTGCCGATTAAAGGTTCGGCAGACGTTAAAACGCCGAAGATGGGTTTTAGCCCACTGAAATAAGTTGGGCTGCCCCCAATAATCCGGAGAGCCAGGCGCGGGAAAATCTTTAAAAGCAAACCGGCAAAAAAGTTAGGGTGGTCTAATGGCAATACTGCCCGAGCCCAAGAAAGAGCTAACGCCGTTGGAATCATGTTTCATGGTTTTGACGTCGAGGGGGCGCTTCATGAGTTTCTTCTCGTCATAATACTCCTTGAGCTGTTTGAGCTTCTCACCCTCTACATAAAGGAGCACCACGTGAGCATGCGCCTTGTGGCCGAGCTGGGCGTCGTTGCCCTGGTGAGGAAGCTCGTGATAACCGTTGACTATAAATCCCTCGGCTGGGAAGTCATGCTTGGAATGGCCCCCCTGATATTCGTCCTTGGCTGGATATACGTCTAGGAAAGGCGGAGGGTTTCGGAAGAGGAGAGGTTCATCGTAGAGCACGGGCTAAACCGATGATGAGCCTTCCCCTCCCCGAGCGGTGAGGAGCAATCCGGTAGGCTGAGGCAAAGGCTAAATACTTCCCTTCCCCATCTTTTTTGGTGGTGGGCATGGGAGTTCAGATCGGTGAGCTCGTGCCGAGGAAGGAGATAGAGCTGGAAAACCTTCATGGGAAAAAAGTTGCAGTTGACGCCTTCAACGCCATGTACCAGTTTCTCTCGACGATAAGGCAGCCGGATGGGACTCCTTTAATGGACTCGAAGGGCAGGATAACCTCTCATCTGAGCGGCTTCTTCTATAGGACAATAAACCTGATGGAGGCCGGAATAAAACCCGCCTACGTCTTCGACGGGAAGCCGCCGGAGTTCAAGAAGAAGGAGATAGAGAAGAGGAAGGAGGCAAGGGAAGAAGCCGAGGAAAAGTGGCAGGAGGCCCTTGAGAAGGGCGACCTGGAGGAGGCGAAGAAGTACGCGATGAGGGCAACCCGCGTTAACGAGGAGCTCATAAGCGATGCCAAGAAGCTTCTCGAGCTAATGGGAATTCCAGTCGTCCAGGCACCGAGCGAGGGAGAGGCCCAGGCGGCCTACATGGCCGCAAAGGGCAAGGTTTACGCCTCAGCGAGCCAGGATTATGACTCACTCCTCTTCGGCGCGCCGAAACTCGTGAGAAACCTCACGATAACGGGAAGAAGGAAGCTACCGGGGAAGGAGGTCTACGTTGAGGTGAAGCCCGAGCTGATCGTCCTGGAAGAGGTTCTCAAGGAGCTTGGCATAGACAGGGAGAAACTTATAGAGCTGGCCATCCTCGTTGGGACGGACTACAACCCCGGGGGGATAAAGGGCATCGGGCCCAAGAAGGCCCTTATGATAGTCAAGAGAATCAATG from Thermococcus zilligii AN1 includes:
- the acs gene encoding acetate--CoA ligase alpha subunit, whose product is MADPKIEALFRPRSVAVIGASDKPGKIGYAIMKNLVEYGYEGKIYAVNVNGGEMEISGRKFPVYRSILEVPDEVDMAVIVVPAKFVPQVVEECGQKGVKVLPIISSGFGELGEEGKKVEEQLVETARKYGMRILGPNIFGVVYTPQKLNATFGPTDVLPGPLALISQSGALGIALMGWTILEKVGLSAVVSIGNKSDIDDADLLEYFEEDENTKAILIYMEGVKDGRKFMETAKKVSMKKPIIIIKAGRSERGAKAAASHTGSLAGADSIYTAAFKQSGVLRASTIGEAFDWARTLSNLPEPEGENVVILTNGGGIGVMATDAAEEAGLHLYDNLEELKVFAKHMPPFGSYKNPVDLTGMAGAQSYEGAIRDALANPNMHSIAVLYCQTAVLDPRDLANIVIREYNGSGRKKPLVVAIVGGIEAKEAIDRLNEEGIPAYPEPERAIKALAALYRWSNWKAKQKGE
- a CDS encoding phosphate-starvation-inducible PsiE family protein, with product MFHGFDVEGALHEFLLVIILLELFELLTLYIKEHHVSMRLVAELGVVALVRKLVITVDYKSLGWEVMLGMAPLIFVLGWIYV
- a CDS encoding 50S ribosomal protein L37e gives rise to the protein MGAGTAAKGERNKTPTHIRCRRCGRKAFNIRKGYCASCGFGRSRRMRKYSWSHKWRKGRNLSY
- a CDS encoding CrcB family protein, yielding MNVRIILAIAAGGTLGALARFYISGILPVYKGFPLGTLIVNSIASLLLGYIYGLLFWGIDVPSLWRAFFGPGFCGALSTFSYETFSLIRDREYLLATINILANVIITIALVFVGFILARR
- a CDS encoding sodium-dependent transporter encodes the protein MDRLSFGYLSLVVAAFMIGLGNIWKFPALLLRYGLGGLVVYLLSVAIIVPLIAVALESTKHKRYEILEYYFKEYGRPAFALLFLVFDLLLISYYTIVGGWTISSLFIKDVTGSLTGNLVTLVIVFVILILILMRGKEKTLDVMVVSVVLFFLALVVSELSMYLNVPNKTAIGETLSKAFTWRGITLGMIKDMVIQAAYSLSLGMGFYLVLGEFLPEKVSGMKLAAAGAVLDTTASLIATVSISTVLAVDPTIPIEGTALLFKGLPKAMLEVLNLPVLLYLLSFAAFLAALSSMIPVGETIVRVYSNLTRIPREKSVPFMLGLGLVLGVVNVLGMSLGVDTITILDSAVSTFTLFGGIVAAWAIIERREYLQESVRKAAYSGILTVAVLGLYSLYTMLRTKQYASFLLLVGVVVIVLGINGKLKSHLESR
- a CDS encoding LSm family protein, whose amino-acid sequence is MAERPLDIIHRSLDRDVLVLLKKGGEFRGKLIGYDIHLNVVLADADYIQDGEVVKRYGKIVVRGDNVLAISPVDIE
- a CDS encoding metallophosphoesterase family protein; translation: MIIALISDIHSNLEALQAVWKEIKKADAILCMGDLVGYGASPNEVVEFVKKEMENRTFLCVRGNHDNAVAFGADWGFNPYAREAVRWHQRVMSTENLEFLRRLPVRQLFTDDTGRSYLLIHGSPRAPLDEYLFPWLPDSEFQAVLNYITQDDLLVGHTHVPVLKVMVKRVINPGSVGQPRDGDWRAAYAVIDTEEEPPDNVEFHRVEYDVEKAARKIIEAGLPRFLAERLFEGY
- the coaBC gene encoding bifunctional phosphopantothenoylcysteine decarboxylase/phosphopantothenate--cysteine ligase CoaBC, whose product is MLHHVKLIHASKSRKLVGKKIVLAISGSIAAVECVKLARELIRHGAEVHAVMSPNATKIIHPYAMEFATGNPVVTEITGFVEHVELAGEHENKADLILVCPATANTISKIASGIDDTPVTTVVTTAFSHTPIMIAPAMHSTMYDHPIIKENIEKLKKLGVEFIGPRFEEGKAKVASVDEIVYRVIKKLHPKPLKGKRILVTAGATREYIDPIRFITNSSSGKMGVAIAEEAELRGAEVTLIRTRSSVPSFVERQIEVDTVEEMMNAIESELGSRKYDVVVMAAAVSDFRVKEKSKVKIKSDQALTLELEPAPKIISRIKELQPEVFLVGFKAETGLNEEELIIEARKQISRAGSDLVVANTLRAFGSDENEVILISRDIHKRLPRMSKRELAERLWEEIEKLLSAGI
- the fen gene encoding flap endonuclease-1, producing MGVQIGELVPRKEIELENLHGKKVAVDAFNAMYQFLSTIRQPDGTPLMDSKGRITSHLSGFFYRTINLMEAGIKPAYVFDGKPPEFKKKEIEKRKEAREEAEEKWQEALEKGDLEEAKKYAMRATRVNEELISDAKKLLELMGIPVVQAPSEGEAQAAYMAAKGKVYASASQDYDSLLFGAPKLVRNLTITGRRKLPGKEVYVEVKPELIVLEEVLKELGIDREKLIELAILVGTDYNPGGIKGIGPKKALMIVKRINDPLRKYSNESEVDLYAIKEFFLNPPVTDDYELTWREPDEEGILRFLCEEHDFSEERVKGGLERLRKAVESGKQRTLESWFGR